A single Triticum dicoccoides isolate Atlit2015 ecotype Zavitan chromosome 2A, WEW_v2.0, whole genome shotgun sequence DNA region contains:
- the LOC119355831 gene encoding uncharacterized protein LOC119355831 isoform X3: protein MLELPGTLDASEIQQTVAALAVEKLPGPSIGNTSTPTTRFSVGSILYPVVRSTGLGSFLTVRVAGKMNRRFYARVLSRLDPKMMGMAFPDGQVRYLDKDVVSRITGIVSRPRPVKFGPLADRAQTVEKVQSLLGLDVRASAGVKVRELQKLAQICDPDEMSAEQLQAARIAYTLLVCCTKVDLKSGQASVPDELLACVEDPSKIGEYDWAGYILTVTRRAAEKFKADLLSGAKTYSIGGCNLPVQTKPEGSMVRLSMRWYPLIVPSIEVVLWTGPVEVEQGMHSIMSVLEDHVRSMLVDAILTVVAETNEANRSSVVDELMRQADDKMKKPQFCFGSKLYLGAVSTSAMIRPLSCVGSSSSSGHLVVGSSSCRSVGAPAEQALICGPVAKHGEHVVFGSGAVGEDDVNLKMAGLCGEASPAVGIVFNGLPETSLSPELHGSIPTLVLYTESEEEVSLPDDDIAFCLQSMFASPGGPSCVVGATIPSTTGSPVRTMVARDEEYARELEKKLESKEVEADNVVEDPLGVAAKRDKQDPQKCSNAAGSSAGSHMVVVEDMRTLNPLMAVPAQVATCGNREGGGRGVLVMRMLPVVRRSLLHMMTRRCRM, encoded by the exons ATGCTCGAGCTCCCGGGCACATTGGATGCAAGCGAGATCCAGCAAACGGTGGCAGCGCTTGCTGTAGAGAAGCTACCAGGGCCATCGATAGGGAACACCTCCACTCCAACAACTCGGTTCAGTGTGGGTTCAATTTTGTACCCAGTGGTGAGGAGTACCGGGCTTGGCAGTTTCCTGACAGTTAGGGTGGCTGGTAAAATGAATAGGAGGTTCTATGCCCGGGTGTTGTCTAGATTAGATCCGAAAATGATGGGTATGGCTTTTCCAGATGGGCAGGTTAGGTACTTAGACAAGGATGTTGTGTCTAGGATTACTGGCATCGTGTCCAGGCCGAGGCCTGTAAAATTTGGTCCTCTGGCAGACAGGGCACAAACTGTAGAGAAGGTGCAGTCCTTGTTGGGACTGGATGTTAGAGCCTCGGCTGGAGTTAAGGTAAGAGAGCTACAAAAACTTGCTCAGATTTGTGATCCTGATGAGATGTCGGCGGAGCAACTTCAGGCAGCGCGCATAGCATACACTCTGCTTGTCTGCTGCACTAAGGTGGACCTGAAGAGTGGCCAAGCCAGTGTGCCAGATGAACTGCTGGCATGTGTGGAGGACCCAAGCAAAATTGGAGAGTACGATTGGGCAGGGTACATTCTGACTGTGACAAGGAGAGCCGCTGAGAAATTCAAAGCAGATCTGCTAAGTGGTGCAAAGACATACAGCATAGGAGGGTGCAATCTCCCCGTGCAG ACAAAACCTGAAGGAAGCATGGTGCGCCTATCAATGAGGTGGTACCCTCTGATTGTGCCGAGTATAGAGGTAGTACTATGGACAGGACCTGTCGAGGTTGAGCAG GGCATGCATAGCATCATGTCCGTGCTGGAGGATCATGTTAGGTCAATGCTAGTGGATGCTATATTAACTGTTGTAGCAGAGACTAATGAAGCAAACCGAAGCTCGGTGGTTGATGAGCTGATGAGGCAGGCAGATGACAAAATGAAGAAGCCGCAGTTTTGCTTTGGGAGCAAGCTATACCTAGGTGCCGTTAGCACGTCGGCAATGATCCGTCCACTATCAT GTGTTGGGAGCAGCAGTTCGAGTGGGCACTTGGTCGTCGGCTCTTCAAGCTGTAGGTCTGTTGGAGCACCTGCTGAACAAG CTCTGATATGTGGGCCCGTAGCTAAACATGGTGAGCATGTTGTGTTTGGATCCGGtgctgttggtgaagatgatgtcaACCTCAAGATGGCAGGTTTGTGTGGTGAAGCATCCCCGGCTGTTGGCATAGTATTCAATGGTTTGCCTGAGACTAGTTTGTCTCCTGAGTTGCATGGGAGCATTCCAACCCTAGTCCTGTACACTGAGAGTGAGGAAGAGGTGTCTCTTCCTGACGATGATATTGCCTTCTGTCTGCAGTCAATGTTTGCATCGCCGG GTGGGCCAAGCTGTGTCGTTGGGGCGACAATTCCCAGTACAACAGGCTCTCCAGTTCGGACAATGGTTGCAAGAGATGAAGAATATGCTCGAGAGTTAGAGAAGAAGCTGGAAAGCAAAG AGGTTGAAGCAGATAATGTAGTGGAGGATCCGCTTGGAGTGGCTGCCAAGAGAGATAAGCAGGACCCTCAGAAGTGCAGTAACGCAG CAGGAAGCTCAGCTGGTTCACATATGGTTGTGGTTGAGGACATGAGGACATTGAACCCGCTAATGGCCGTACCTGCTCAAGTGGCAACATGTGGTAATCGAGAGGGGGGAGGAAGAGGGGTGTTGGTAATGAGGATGCTCCCAGTCGTAAGAAG GAGCCTTCTTCACATGATGACCAGGCGGTGCCGGATGTGA
- the LOC119355831 gene encoding uncharacterized protein LOC119355831 isoform X1 produces the protein MLELPGTLDASEIQQTVAALAVEKLPGPSIGNTSTPTTRFSVGSILYPVVRSTGLGSFLTVRVAGKMNRRFYARVLSRLDPKMMGMAFPDGQVRYLDKDVVSRITGIVSRPRPVKFGPLADRAQTVEKVQSLLGLDVRASAGVKVRELQKLAQICDPDEMSAEQLQAARIAYTLLVCCTKVDLKSGQASVPDELLACVEDPSKIGEYDWAGYILTVTRRAAEKFKADLLSGAKTYSIGGCNLPVQTKPEGSMVRLSMRWYPLIVPSIEVVLWTGPVEVEQGMHSIMSVLEDHVRSMLVDAILTVVAETNEANRSSVVDELMRQADDKMKKPQFCFGSKLYLGAVSTSAMIRPLSCVGSSSSSGHLVVGSSSCRSVGAPAEQALICGPVAKHGEHVVFGSGAVGEDDVNLKMAGLCGEASPAVGIVFNGLPETSLSPELHGSIPTLVLYTESEEEVSLPDDDIAFCLQSMFASPGGPSCVVGATIPSTTGSPVRTMVARDEEYARELEKKLESKEVEADNVVEDPLGVAAKRDKQDPQKCSNAAGSSAGSHMVVVEDMRTLNPLMAVPAQVATCGNREGGGRGVLVMRMLPVVRRSGFCLKLCHSKSQLPAPIWQHLCRSLLHMMTRRCRM, from the exons ATGCTCGAGCTCCCGGGCACATTGGATGCAAGCGAGATCCAGCAAACGGTGGCAGCGCTTGCTGTAGAGAAGCTACCAGGGCCATCGATAGGGAACACCTCCACTCCAACAACTCGGTTCAGTGTGGGTTCAATTTTGTACCCAGTGGTGAGGAGTACCGGGCTTGGCAGTTTCCTGACAGTTAGGGTGGCTGGTAAAATGAATAGGAGGTTCTATGCCCGGGTGTTGTCTAGATTAGATCCGAAAATGATGGGTATGGCTTTTCCAGATGGGCAGGTTAGGTACTTAGACAAGGATGTTGTGTCTAGGATTACTGGCATCGTGTCCAGGCCGAGGCCTGTAAAATTTGGTCCTCTGGCAGACAGGGCACAAACTGTAGAGAAGGTGCAGTCCTTGTTGGGACTGGATGTTAGAGCCTCGGCTGGAGTTAAGGTAAGAGAGCTACAAAAACTTGCTCAGATTTGTGATCCTGATGAGATGTCGGCGGAGCAACTTCAGGCAGCGCGCATAGCATACACTCTGCTTGTCTGCTGCACTAAGGTGGACCTGAAGAGTGGCCAAGCCAGTGTGCCAGATGAACTGCTGGCATGTGTGGAGGACCCAAGCAAAATTGGAGAGTACGATTGGGCAGGGTACATTCTGACTGTGACAAGGAGAGCCGCTGAGAAATTCAAAGCAGATCTGCTAAGTGGTGCAAAGACATACAGCATAGGAGGGTGCAATCTCCCCGTGCAG ACAAAACCTGAAGGAAGCATGGTGCGCCTATCAATGAGGTGGTACCCTCTGATTGTGCCGAGTATAGAGGTAGTACTATGGACAGGACCTGTCGAGGTTGAGCAG GGCATGCATAGCATCATGTCCGTGCTGGAGGATCATGTTAGGTCAATGCTAGTGGATGCTATATTAACTGTTGTAGCAGAGACTAATGAAGCAAACCGAAGCTCGGTGGTTGATGAGCTGATGAGGCAGGCAGATGACAAAATGAAGAAGCCGCAGTTTTGCTTTGGGAGCAAGCTATACCTAGGTGCCGTTAGCACGTCGGCAATGATCCGTCCACTATCAT GTGTTGGGAGCAGCAGTTCGAGTGGGCACTTGGTCGTCGGCTCTTCAAGCTGTAGGTCTGTTGGAGCACCTGCTGAACAAG CTCTGATATGTGGGCCCGTAGCTAAACATGGTGAGCATGTTGTGTTTGGATCCGGtgctgttggtgaagatgatgtcaACCTCAAGATGGCAGGTTTGTGTGGTGAAGCATCCCCGGCTGTTGGCATAGTATTCAATGGTTTGCCTGAGACTAGTTTGTCTCCTGAGTTGCATGGGAGCATTCCAACCCTAGTCCTGTACACTGAGAGTGAGGAAGAGGTGTCTCTTCCTGACGATGATATTGCCTTCTGTCTGCAGTCAATGTTTGCATCGCCGG GTGGGCCAAGCTGTGTCGTTGGGGCGACAATTCCCAGTACAACAGGCTCTCCAGTTCGGACAATGGTTGCAAGAGATGAAGAATATGCTCGAGAGTTAGAGAAGAAGCTGGAAAGCAAAG AGGTTGAAGCAGATAATGTAGTGGAGGATCCGCTTGGAGTGGCTGCCAAGAGAGATAAGCAGGACCCTCAGAAGTGCAGTAACGCAG CAGGAAGCTCAGCTGGTTCACATATGGTTGTGGTTGAGGACATGAGGACATTGAACCCGCTAATGGCCGTACCTGCTCAAGTGGCAACATGTGGTAATCGAGAGGGGGGAGGAAGAGGGGTGTTGGTAATGAGGATGCTCCCAGTCGTAAGAAGGTCAGGTTTTTGTTTGAAATTGTGTCACAGCAAGAGCCAATTACCAGCACCCATATGGCAGCACCTGTGCAGGAGCCTTCTTCACATGATGACCAGGCGGTGCCGGATGTGA
- the LOC119355831 gene encoding uncharacterized protein LOC119355831 isoform X2, with product MLELPGTLDASEIQQTVAALAVEKLPGPSIGNTSTPTTRFSVGSILYPVVRSTGLGSFLTVRVAGKMNRRFYARVLSRLDPKMMGMAFPDGQVRYLDKDVVSRITGIVSRPRPVKFGPLADRAQTVEKVQSLLGLDVRASAGVKVRELQKLAQICDPDEMSAEQLQAARIAYTLLVCCTKVDLKSGQASVPDELLACVEDPSKIGEYDWAGYILTVTRRAAEKFKADLLSGAKTYSIGGCNLPVQTKPEGSMVRLSMRWYPLIVPSIEVVLWTGPVEVEQGMHSIMSVLEDHVRSMLVDAILTVVAETNEANRSSVVDELMRQADDKMKKPQFCFGSKLYLGAVSTSAMIRPLSCVGSSSSSGHLVVGSSSCRSVGAPAEQALICGPVAKHGEHVVFGSGAVGEDDVNLKMAGLCGEASPAVGIVFNGLPETSLSPELHGSIPTLVLYTESEEEVSLPDDDIAFCLQSMFASPGGPSCVVGATIPSTTGSPVRTMVARDEEYARELEKKLESKEVEADNVVEDPLGVAAKRDKQDPQKCSNAGSSAGSHMVVVEDMRTLNPLMAVPAQVATCGNREGGGRGVLVMRMLPVVRRSGFCLKLCHSKSQLPAPIWQHLCRSLLHMMTRRCRM from the exons ATGCTCGAGCTCCCGGGCACATTGGATGCAAGCGAGATCCAGCAAACGGTGGCAGCGCTTGCTGTAGAGAAGCTACCAGGGCCATCGATAGGGAACACCTCCACTCCAACAACTCGGTTCAGTGTGGGTTCAATTTTGTACCCAGTGGTGAGGAGTACCGGGCTTGGCAGTTTCCTGACAGTTAGGGTGGCTGGTAAAATGAATAGGAGGTTCTATGCCCGGGTGTTGTCTAGATTAGATCCGAAAATGATGGGTATGGCTTTTCCAGATGGGCAGGTTAGGTACTTAGACAAGGATGTTGTGTCTAGGATTACTGGCATCGTGTCCAGGCCGAGGCCTGTAAAATTTGGTCCTCTGGCAGACAGGGCACAAACTGTAGAGAAGGTGCAGTCCTTGTTGGGACTGGATGTTAGAGCCTCGGCTGGAGTTAAGGTAAGAGAGCTACAAAAACTTGCTCAGATTTGTGATCCTGATGAGATGTCGGCGGAGCAACTTCAGGCAGCGCGCATAGCATACACTCTGCTTGTCTGCTGCACTAAGGTGGACCTGAAGAGTGGCCAAGCCAGTGTGCCAGATGAACTGCTGGCATGTGTGGAGGACCCAAGCAAAATTGGAGAGTACGATTGGGCAGGGTACATTCTGACTGTGACAAGGAGAGCCGCTGAGAAATTCAAAGCAGATCTGCTAAGTGGTGCAAAGACATACAGCATAGGAGGGTGCAATCTCCCCGTGCAG ACAAAACCTGAAGGAAGCATGGTGCGCCTATCAATGAGGTGGTACCCTCTGATTGTGCCGAGTATAGAGGTAGTACTATGGACAGGACCTGTCGAGGTTGAGCAG GGCATGCATAGCATCATGTCCGTGCTGGAGGATCATGTTAGGTCAATGCTAGTGGATGCTATATTAACTGTTGTAGCAGAGACTAATGAAGCAAACCGAAGCTCGGTGGTTGATGAGCTGATGAGGCAGGCAGATGACAAAATGAAGAAGCCGCAGTTTTGCTTTGGGAGCAAGCTATACCTAGGTGCCGTTAGCACGTCGGCAATGATCCGTCCACTATCAT GTGTTGGGAGCAGCAGTTCGAGTGGGCACTTGGTCGTCGGCTCTTCAAGCTGTAGGTCTGTTGGAGCACCTGCTGAACAAG CTCTGATATGTGGGCCCGTAGCTAAACATGGTGAGCATGTTGTGTTTGGATCCGGtgctgttggtgaagatgatgtcaACCTCAAGATGGCAGGTTTGTGTGGTGAAGCATCCCCGGCTGTTGGCATAGTATTCAATGGTTTGCCTGAGACTAGTTTGTCTCCTGAGTTGCATGGGAGCATTCCAACCCTAGTCCTGTACACTGAGAGTGAGGAAGAGGTGTCTCTTCCTGACGATGATATTGCCTTCTGTCTGCAGTCAATGTTTGCATCGCCGG GTGGGCCAAGCTGTGTCGTTGGGGCGACAATTCCCAGTACAACAGGCTCTCCAGTTCGGACAATGGTTGCAAGAGATGAAGAATATGCTCGAGAGTTAGAGAAGAAGCTGGAAAGCAAAG AGGTTGAAGCAGATAATGTAGTGGAGGATCCGCTTGGAGTGGCTGCCAAGAGAGATAAGCAGGACCCTCAGAAGTGCAGTAACGCAG GAAGCTCAGCTGGTTCACATATGGTTGTGGTTGAGGACATGAGGACATTGAACCCGCTAATGGCCGTACCTGCTCAAGTGGCAACATGTGGTAATCGAGAGGGGGGAGGAAGAGGGGTGTTGGTAATGAGGATGCTCCCAGTCGTAAGAAGGTCAGGTTTTTGTTTGAAATTGTGTCACAGCAAGAGCCAATTACCAGCACCCATATGGCAGCACCTGTGCAGGAGCCTTCTTCACATGATGACCAGGCGGTGCCGGATGTGA